TGGGCCCACGATCGGTATCCGAATATTCCGCACCTGGCGGTCGGCCACAGCATCGGCGGCCACGCCCTTGCCCTGGACAACGGCTCGTCACATTTGCAGGGGTTCGTCACGATTGCTTCCCACACCGGTGTCACCGCCACCATTCCGACGTTCTCGGAACGGCTGAAAGTGGGATTTGTGCTGCGCGTACTCGGTCCCCTCACGGCGAGGGTCCTGGGCTACGTCCCCGGCCGCCGAATCGGCCTGGGCGAAGACATGCCCGGGGCGTCGATGCTCGAATGGAGCAAGTGGTCGAGACTTCCCGGCTACTTCTTCGACGATTCGACGATGGCCGCGAAAGCTCGGGCGGCGCGGGTGACGCAGGATGTCTTGGCGATCGGATTCACCGATGATCTGTGGGCGACGTCCCAGCAGATCGACGCCATCACCGAGCATCTGAGCAACGCCGAGGTGGAGCGGCGCACCGTTGATCCCCGATCCGTGGGAGTGGCGAAGATCGGTCATATGGGATTCTTCCGGCGCGAGAACTGCGAGCGGCTCTGGCCCGAAGTCAGTGCGTGGCTGCAGCAGCATGCGGAGCCCCTGTCGTGAGTCCGTCCCGTGCACCGCGCCTGATATTCCTCCTCAGCGGTGCCGAACGTGCCGTTCGCCGGTGGATCGACGCACGCGGCAACGCGTATGGGATGACAGCCGCGAAGGGCGGGGTACTCATGTACCTGAGGCAGAACCCCGCGGCGACGATGAGCGAGCTCTCGAGCGCACTGCGCGCCTCTCTAGCAGGCTCGAGTGGTCTGCTGGCGAGGATGGAATCAGGCGGTCTCGTGTCTCGTGCTCCTGATGTGGCCGATCAGCGCATCACTCGGGTCACTCTCACAGAGCGTGGAGCTCGGGTCGCCAAGGAGACGAAGGCCGCGATCAACGACCTCAACGCGCAGCTGACAGACGGTTTCGACGAGCAGGAACTCGCCACCGTCGCCCGGTGGCTCGACCACGCATCAAGCGTTCTCAACACAGAAGACTCCACCGAAGGTTGAGGCTGAGTCACGGGCACCCGATACGGTGACCCCATGACGACGCACTCCCCACGATGTCCACCACCCCTGGGGCACCGGGCTTGATCTCTCCGCCCGCACCACCTGAGTCTTCGGCAACGAGGCCTGGGGGATGAATGAGAAGGACCTCGAACTCTGCGACTCCTCGGCCGCCGTGCCGATCTACGGGAGGGCAGAGAGTCTCAACCTCGCGACTGCTGCAGGCGTGTGCATCTACGAGAGTGCTCGCAACCAGCGGATGTGAGGGGTCCTGCGGTCTGTATCGTTCCACCCCGAGTCAGCATTTCCCTATTGCCTCGGCGCGAAAACCTGACGCAAGGTTGAACGACAGCGTCGAATGGTGCCTGCGCCGCCATCGGCGATCTGCCTGTGAGGGCAAGTGGCGAGTTTTCCACAAGCGAATCGGCTTGTCTTGCGACGGTGTGCGGCATCGCAGATGCTGGTGACATGTTCGTCTGCCTGAGCACTGCAGAACTCAAAGCAGCCGGCTGGTCGACCTATCAGATCGACAGTGCGCTGGCCTGCTGCCTTCGACGAGTGCGGTCGGGGCGATATCTCGTCGCACGACAGTGCCGGAATCCGCTACACGAGCACATCGCTCGGATCGCCGGTTCCGACATTATTCATCTTCCGGTGGAAACCGCTGGAATGCGGAAATGTCAACGGCCAGTGGGAATTGCCCATGGGCGGCCAGCAGAACTGCCCATAGGTGGCCACGATTTCTGCCCATCCGAAACTCGTGTCTGGTCGTGGCCACCGGGCTCGATCACCCTCAGTTCAAGGCGACCACCCCCGCACCAGAAACAGCCTGGCTCAACCGAATCGATTCGCCACTGGTCTGAACCAGGTGAGCATGATGAAGGAGGCGATCGACGGTGGCTGTGGCTACGGTCTTGGGCATCAGCTGGTCAAATGCCGCCGGATGTAGATTCGATGAGATCGCGATCGAGCGTTTCTCATAAGCAGCATCGACAAGCCGATACAGCCCCTCGGCAGCATCCTCGCTGACCGGCAGCAACCCGATATCGTCAACGACGACCAGATCGGCTCGCAGCAACCGCTCCACGGTCTTCGTCACCGCATCATCGGGACGATGAGCACGGATCAGCGCGCCCAAGTCCTCCAACCTCAGCCAGGACACTCGCCCGCCCTCATCAATGATCTTGTGCCCCAGCGCTTCCAGGAAGAACGATTTACCCGTCCCGGCCGGCCCACACACCGCCAGGTTCTCCTTCCGGGCCACCCACTCCAGTGTCGACAGTGCCTGCTGCGTCGGTGTCGGAATCGATGACACGTCCTCATCCCAGGATTCAAACGTCTTGCCCGTGGGGAAACCGGCCTGTTTGCGCCGGTTGGCCAGCATCGCCGCCGACCGGCCACGAGACTCCTCAACCAGAAGGGCCCGCACCACTTCGACAGGCTCCCACCGTTGAGCTTTCGCCGTGGCCAGCAGCTCCGGGGCCAGGGTGCGCGCATACGGCATTTTCAGCCGCCGCATCAGCGCCTCGACCTCAGCATCCAACACGGGCGTTTCATGAATGATCGCCATCACACCTCCCCGCCATCGGCGCTGACCCGCTGATTGCCCATCGCCTGCCACCCGCCGGTGCCCTGAGCCAGGGAGGACTCTTCATCAGCACTTCGGGCATGCGCATCGACCCGGTTGACCAGCAGTGATGCCACATCACCGGTGGCGAATCGTCCATAGGCGGCAGCAGTGCCCAACGCCTCGTCGACAACGTCACCGCCGTGCAACCGGGACAACGCCACCGCCTCTGTCATCTTCTGCCGCATCCGCGATGCTCCAACCGCGGCAGCCTCTCTCAACCATTCATGCGCGCCATGCCCAATGGCCAGGAACTCTTCTTCGTCCTGATTCTTCGCCCTGATCGCGTAGACTCCCGGCACTTTCTGGGTGGCATCGGTCGGGAAATGCCGGTCATTGATCTTCGGCGATCCTGGCCGGGCTCGCCCGTGGCGAGCCACTTCCTCAAACCCATCGGATCCTGGTGCGACGATGACGATCTGTTCACCATCAGCGACTCCCTGCACCCGGACGAAGACCTCGCTGCCCATCAGCGCATGCGGTACCGAGTACTGGCCCGATTCGAAGGCCACCATCGGCGTATTGGTCGGCACTTTCCGCGACAGGCCGAACGCGATGGTGTGTGCCCGCCCGGGCACCGCATGCATCACCGACCGCTCATCATCGACCAGATCGATCGGGCGTCTCTTCGTCACCCGATGCTCTTTCCCATTGACTTCGGTCATGAATGCCTGGCAGGCGGCTTCGAGCTCGGCGAATGAATCGTAGCCGTGAAGGAGATTCGTGGCTGTGGGCACCAGATCTGCCTTCGCGATCTGCACTGACCGTTCGACCCCGCCCTTCGACGCGGGATCAGCCGGTTCACACGTAAGCACCGTGGCCCCGTAGTACTTGGCGAACGAAACCGTGTCGCGATTGCGCACCGGCACCCCGGCGATGTGCATCGTCGTGACCGTCTTCTCGTTATCCGTGAGGACATAAGTCGGGATGCCACCGATGAGCCGAAACGTCCGGTCCAGGGCCATGAACACCGATGGCAGCGTCTTGTCCCGCAACGGGATCACGACTCGGAATCTCGAAAACGCCAGCCAGGCGATGAATAACACCGTCTTGACTCCCGCGACGACAGGCCCGTCACCATAGTCGTATTGCAGCCATAGCCCGGGCTCTGCCACCCAGGGCCGATGCACCCGCCGCCCGGCCTTCTCATGGGTGCGTTTCGCTTCGGCGACCGCCCGACGCGTCGACCTCTCCGACCCCGGGTAGCCGAGCTTGACCAGTCGCTGGTGGACCTTATCGGCTCGGATTCTTCCTCCTGAACGAGTCACGAGTTCGATGACCTTGTCCATGTACGCATCGGTGACACGCTCACGTCGGGTTGGTGTTGCCACGGGCCGGCCCCGGTCACGGGCCTGCACGTGGGCTTTGACTGTGTGATGAGAGCATCCCGCCAGTTCCGCGGCTGCCCGGTACGACCCTGTCGTGTCGAACGCTTCTAGAATTTCCATGATTTCTCCGTCAGACTTCATATGCGGCCCCGGCCCCTCCCGTGGTGATGCTGATCGATTAGACACCGTCATCATCTCCGAGAAACGGTTCGGGGCCGTGCCCTTGTCACAAGGGCTTCTTCGTGAGTCGGATGGGCAGAAAATATGGCCGCCACTGGGCAGTTCTACTGGCCAGGAGTGGGCGATTCTACTGTCCGCCTATGGGCAGTTTTCCATGGCCGCTAACACGGAAACGCGATGAAGACCTGCGCGTTCTCGTCAGATCGTACGTGGGAGACCTTCCGCCGAGCGCGGTCCTGTCGCACAGAAGCGCCCTCATTGTGCATGGGTTGCCGATCCCCTATTTCGACAGAAACGAGTCCGTAGTCGCCGAGGTTGTTCATCCGGCGCACGGAGTCCGCCGGAAGACCCTCCTGATGAGGCGTCGAGAATACGGGGCATCCGATGTGTGCGAGATCGACGGAGCGCGAGTGACCTCCCTGTTGCGCACATTGTCTGACATCTCTCGCGACTATCCGCTAACGTTCGCGGTCGCTGTTCTCGACGCGGCCATCCACAGTTCTCTGGTGACTTGGCCTCAGATCAGGCTGTACTGCGAAGCACACCCGGTGCGCACGCGCCAGCGTCAGATCGATCAGGCGTTGGCGCTTGCTGACGGTCGTCGCGAATCGGTCGCTGAATCCATCTGTGCTGTGCGATTCGTCGAGTTCGCCATTCCTGGATTCGAACCACAGGTGACCATCTGCGATGAGAGCGGGAAGTTCGTTGCTCGGACCGATTTCGCCAACAAGCTGGCGAAAGTTCTCGCCGAGTTCGATGGTGCTGGAAAGTACCATTTGCCTGGCAGAGACCCGCGGCAAGAACTCGAATTTGAGCGTCGACGTGAGTACAAGCTGCGGAATCTCGGGTACTCGGTATTTCGCCTCCGCTGGCAGGACCTCTTCTCGGCAGATGTCTTCCTACGGATCAAAGAACGCGTCACGAGAGCCACAGCGAAAACACCCTGACCCAGTCTGCGGCTGCTCGTCTGCGGCTGCTCGTTCAACACCGAGACAGGTTTTCCCGCCGAGGCAACAGGGCAAACCTGGCCCAGGGTTGAACGACAGCGAATCAGCGGTTGGTGGAGGAAATGGAGGCATGTCACGGGCACCCGATACGGTGACCCCATGACGACACATTCCCCACGCCCACCGAAGATCACCATGGGCACGCCGATGACCGGTTACCTCGGCGATATCGGGCCCGAAGAGTTCCTCGAAGGCATGGAGTTCTCCGACCTCGACCCCGCCGAGGTGGATTCCGCCCAGACCACGTTCCTCGACTGCGCCTTGAACCGGATCAATTTCGGCCTCGCCGAGGCACCTGCAGACTTCACCGGTGCGCGACTCTCGGGCACGACGATCGCGGATTCGAGAGCCGACACGTGGAGCATTCCCCGAGCCAACCTTGTTCACACGGAGATCACCGGAACCCGGGTCGGTGCGGGAATCGTCCACGACAGTGTGTGGGAGAAGGTGCGGTTCGAGAACTGCCGCATCTCGTACCTCAACCTGCGCGGAGCCAAACTCACCGACGTCGAATTCCGCGACTGCGTCATCGACGAGATCGACCTCGACCGTGCCAAAGCGAACAGGGTCTCGTTTCCCGGCTCCACGGTGGGAGTGTTCCAGTGCGAAGATGCGATGCTGGGCAGTGTGGACCTGCGCGGTCTGCAACCCCACCGGATCTCCGGTATCCATTCGCTGCGCGGTGCCACGATCGATGAGATGCAGCTGATGCTCTTCGCCGAACTCTTCGCCCGCGAACTCGGTATCACGGTGGAGTGACGGTCGACATGAATCGACGCTATTGAACGGAGGAGCTCATCCGGCAGGTCAGGATGTGCTCAAGATCCTTGATCGCGGCAGCCGCAGTGGCATCCAGAGATGAAGCTCCTCCGAGCAGCGAATAGTCACCCATCCGTTTCGTGCTGACATTGACAGCCTTCATGCTTCCTTCAGCCAGCGAGAACGGGTGGCTCTTCGGATAGCACTTGACCTGCACACTCGCGGTGACGCGGTCCGAATCGTCCAGTTCGAGGATCCCGACCAGGCGTGGAACGATATCGTGCTGCTTCCAGCAATCAATCTGCTCTTCATTCACATTCTTTACCGATTGCCGCGGAACCGATTCGATGGGAATGCCGGCGTTGAATACGGCACGCGCTATGACGACGAGTTTGGCGGCAGTGTCCCAGCCGTCGACGTCGAATTCCGGCTGAGGTTCTGCGATGCCGCTTTCCTGAGCCTCAGCGACGGCGTCATCCAGATCCCACCCGTGGCGATACATGGTGTCGAGGACGAAGGTCGTGGTGCCGGTCAGGAGAGCCTCGAAGCGCGTGACTTGGGCCCCTGCGAGGTCATACGTGAGGAAGTCGACGGTCGGCATCGCTGAGGCAGCAGCTCCACTGACTCGGACCTGGCGCTCAGCCTCGGCGGCCCGACGATAGATGTCATCGCCGGCGACGACGAGAGCGCCCTTGGACACGCAGATCACGTCCATACTCCCTTCAAGAGCCGCCTCGAGGTGAGACAGTCCGGGAGCGCCATCGACATAGTTGCTCGGCCCTGCCTCGATCAAGACGTCCGCTTCGAGCTCGTCGAAGAATCTCTGCCCGGTCAGCCCGGATACGAAGTCAGTGCGTCCCGCAATCCGTTCGCCGGAAATACCGCTGCCATCGATCAGTCCCTCTGTGCTGGCGCTCACCCCAACCACCCGCACATCGGCATTGAAGCGACGGGCAAACTCCGGGGCTCTTTCCTCGAGGGCACCGCCGATCCTGGACCCCACGTTTCCGACGCCGGTGATGGCCACTCGCAGTGTTTTCACTGATCTCTCCAGCCTTCATTGAGCAGGTCGACATCTTCGTCGGCGGTCCCTGCACCCTACCGTTCGTCCAGCGAGGCATGTGCCCGCTGACTCAGCTCATCGATGAGCACCCGCTCGTTCTCGGAGTAGTCGACGGGCGCCACGACCACGTGCACGCCGCCGGCCGTGAACGCCGACTCGAGCACCTCGTGCATCTCATCGGGGTTCTCCAGCCGATGCCCGGTCGCCCCGTACGACTCGGCGTAGGCGACGAACTCGGGGTTGCCGAAGGTCAGTCCGTAGTCGGGCATGCCGTCGACAGCCTGTTTCCATCGGATCATGCCGTAGGAGCTGTCTTCGAGGATGAGGACGACGAGGTCGAGGCCCAGCCGCACCGCCGTCTCCATCTCCTGACTGTTCATCATGAACCCGCCGTCGCCGACGACCGTCATCACGCGTCGGTCCGGGTGGGTCAGCTTGGCGCCGATGGCCGAGGGGAGCCCGGCCCCCATGGTCGCCAGCGCATTGTCGAGCAGGAGGGTGTTGGCCCTGGTGGTGCGGTAGTTGCGGGCGAACCAGATCTTGTACATACCGTTGTCGAGGGTGACGATGCCGTCCACAGGCATGACCTTGCGAACCTCGGTGACGATGCGCTGCGGGATGAACCGTTCGTCATCGGAGTTCTCTTCGATCTTGGCGAGGATTCCTTCACGCATCGGCAGCAGTGCCCCTGCATTGGGCACACGACCCACCAGTTCCACGGCAAGGCGTTCGAGGCTGGGCCCCAGATCGCCGACGGTCTCCACCTGTGGGAAGTAGACCTGTTCGACGACGGCCGCCCGGTAGCCGATGTGGACGACAGTGGGTCCGTCATCGTCCATGGTGAACGGCGGCTTCTCGGTCGTGTCGTGACCGATGGTGACGATGACGTCGGCCTTTTCGATCGCATCGTGGATGTAGTCGCGGTTCGTCAGTGCCGCTGTTCCCAGGTACAGGTCGGAGGACCCGGAGACGGATCCTTTGCCCATCTGGGTGGTGAAGTAGGGGACCCGCACCCGGGAGACGAACTTCGACAGGGAATCGGTGCAGTCCGAGCGCGCGGCGTCTGCTCCGAGCATGAGCAGCGGTCTCTTCGCACCGCGGATCACCGCAGCGGCGGCCTCGACGGCATCGTCGCTGGCCGTTGCCCGTCCCATGCTGTGAGGCTGGACGAGTTCGTACCGGTCGACCGGCATAGCGGCGATGTCTTCGGGAAGCTCGAGGTGGACGGGTCCCGGCCGTTCGGCCCGGGCGGTGCGGAAGGCTTCCCTGATCATCGTAGGGATCATCCTCGCCGAGGTGATCTGCTGGCTGACCTTCGTCAGCGGTCTCATCGTGGCCACGGTGTTGACGATCTGGAACCGCGCCTGCTCCGAGGTGCGGATCCCCTTCTGTCCGGTGATCATGATGACCGGCATCCCGCCGAGGTGGGCATAGGCCGCCCCTGTCGCCAGGTTGAGTGCACCGGGCCCGAGCGTCGTCAGGCACACGCCTGGTTTGCCGGTCAGACGCCCGTAGGTCGCGGCCATGAAGGCGGCAGCCTGTTCGTGGCGGGTGAGGATCAGGTCGATGGACGATTGGCGCAGAGAATCGACGAAGTCGATGTTCTCCTCGCCGGGGATGCCGAAGATGCGTTCGACTCCCTCGTTCTCCAAGGCCCTGACCATGACATCGGAAGCTCGCTGAGTCGTCATCCTTCGACACTACATCTTTTGCCATCGCGCTTCGATGGCACAGATCACAGAGGTCCACACCTGAGAGCAGCCCTCGGCAACCCGGCCGCAGCCCTCGGCAACCCGGCCGCAGACCTCGGGGGTCGACATCATCCGGACGCGTGACCAGGAGCGGTTTCACAGGCGATAGACTTGTTCGCGGTAGAAGTGCGGTAGAAGTACGGCACCAACGCAGGCACATGAAGGACATTGATGACTGACCAGCTCGACCCATTGGACGAGTCGGCCGTGAAGCAGGCCGTCGACACGGCATTATCAGCATTCGCGGGCGCTCACACTCTCGAGGACCTCAAGGCCGCGAAGATCGAGTTCACGGGCGACAAGTCCCCGCTGGCCCTGGCCAACCGTGCCATCGGCGGTCTCGACAAGGCCGACAAGGCAGCCGCGGGAAAGATCGTCGGCAAGTCCAGGGGAGCGGTCAAGAAGGCCCTCGACGCCCGTCAGGCCGAGCTCGAGGCAGAACGTGACGCCGCGGTGCTCATCGAAGAGTCCATCGACGTCACCCTGCCCACGGACCGGAACCGCCTCGGCGCTCGCCATCCTTTGAGCCTCATCCAGGAACAGGCCGCGGACTACTTCGTCGGCCTCGGCTGGGAGGTCGCAGAGGGCCCGGAGATCGAATCCGAGTGGCTGAACTTCGATGCCCTCAACTTCGGCCCCGACCACCCGGCCCGCCAGATGCAGGACACCTTCTTCGTCGACCCCGCCGACGCCGGCCTCGTCCTGCGCACCCATACCTCACCGGTCCAGTCCCGTTCGCTGCTGCAACGCGGTGTGCCCCTGTACGTGGTGTGCCCGGGCAAGACCTTCCGCACCGATGAGCTCGATGCCACCCATACTCCGGTCTTCCACCAGATCGAAGGCATCGCCATCGACAAGGGTCTGACCATGGCCAGCCTGCAGGGCACCCTCGACGGCTTCGCCCGCGAGATGTTCGGACCGGAGTCGAAGACCCGCCTGCGTCCCAGCTTCTTCCCGTTCACCGAACCGAGCGCGGAGATGGACTTCTGGTTCCCCAACAAGGTCGGCGGCCCCGGCTGGATCGAATGGGGCGGCTGCGGCATGGTCCACCCCAATGTGCTGCGTGCCGCCGGCATCGATCCCGAGGTCTACCAGGGCTTCGCCTTCGGCATGGGCATCGAGCGCACCCTGATGCTGCGCGAGGGAATCAACGATATGCATGACATGGTCGAGGGCGACGTGCGCTTCTCGGCTCGTTTCGGAATGAAGGCTTGATATGCGCGTCCCACTGAACTGGCTGGCCGACTACGTCGATCTCCCAGCCGAGACGGATCCCCATGCCCTGGCGGCCGAATTCGCCGCGATCGGACTCGAAGAAGAGGACTTCTTCGGACCCGAGATCACCGGGCCCCTCGTCGTCGGCCGGGTGCTCGAACTGACCAAGGAAGAGCACTCGAACGGCAAGACCGTCAACTGGTGCCGCGTCGACGTCGGAGACGACCACAATGAGGCTCTCGACGATCCGAAGGATCCGCAGCCCGGCCCGGAAGTGCCCAGCCGCGGCATCATCTGCGGAGCCCACAACTTCGTGCCCGGTGACCTCATCGTCGCCTGCCTGCCCGGAGCCGTCCTGCCCGGTGACTTCCAGATCGCTGCGCGCAAGACCTACGGACACAAGTCCGATGGCATGATCTGCTCGGCCAAGGAGCTCGGCCTCGGGGAGGACCACACCGGCATCATCGTGCTGACCGACCTCGGCCTGACCGGGCAACCGGGGGACGACGCGATCGCCCTGCTCGGCCTCGACCAGGTCACCCTCGACGTCAATGTCACCCCCGACCGCGGCTACCAGCTGTCCATGCGCGGCATCGCCCGCGAATACGCGCAGATGAAGAGCCAGTCCTTCCACGACATCGGCAGCCCCACCGTCGCCGAGGTGAACGCCCCCACCGCTGACGGCTTCCCCGTCGTGGTCGAGGACTCCAACCCCATCGACGGCAAGGTCGGGTGTGACCAGTTCACCGCGTTGCAGGTGACCGGCATCGATCCGACCGCGACCACTCCGTTCTGGATGCAGCGCCGGCTGCAGCAGGCGGGCATGCGTCCCATCAGCTTGATCGTCGATGTCACGAACTACGTCATGCTTGAGCTCGGTCAGCCGCTGCACGCCTACGACACGGCGCTGCT
The Brevibacterium marinum genome window above contains:
- a CDS encoding alpha/beta hydrolase family protein; translated protein: MRSNTDEISVDSVRIVTPSGAVRGHHITPEEPENVVAAVVLHPATAVPERLYRGFAEYLAGEGFAVVTYDYRGTGSSGVPSENRGIRMRDWMTEDVPAVAQWAHDRYPNIPHLAVGHSIGGHALALDNGSSHLQGFVTIASHTGVTATIPTFSERLKVGFVLRVLGPLTARVLGYVPGRRIGLGEDMPGASMLEWSKWSRLPGYFFDDSTMAAKARAARVTQDVLAIGFTDDLWATSQQIDAITEHLSNAEVERRTVDPRSVGVAKIGHMGFFRRENCERLWPEVSAWLQQHAEPLS
- a CDS encoding MarR family transcriptional regulator; translation: MSPSRAPRLIFLLSGAERAVRRWIDARGNAYGMTAAKGGVLMYLRQNPAATMSELSSALRASLAGSSGLLARMESGGLVSRAPDVADQRITRVTLTERGARVAKETKAAINDLNAQLTDGFDEQELATVARWLDHASSVLNTEDSTEG
- the istB gene encoding IS21-like element helper ATPase IstB; the encoded protein is MAIIHETPVLDAEVEALMRRLKMPYARTLAPELLATAKAQRWEPVEVVRALLVEESRGRSAAMLANRRKQAGFPTGKTFESWDEDVSSIPTPTQQALSTLEWVARKENLAVCGPAGTGKSFFLEALGHKIIDEGGRVSWLRLEDLGALIRAHRPDDAVTKTVERLLRADLVVVDDIGLLPVSEDAAEGLYRLVDAAYEKRSIAISSNLHPAAFDQLMPKTVATATVDRLLHHAHLVQTSGESIRLSQAVSGAGVVALN
- the istA gene encoding IS21 family transposase; protein product: MKSDGEIMEILEAFDTTGSYRAAAELAGCSHHTVKAHVQARDRGRPVATPTRRERVTDAYMDKVIELVTRSGGRIRADKVHQRLVKLGYPGSERSTRRAVAEAKRTHEKAGRRVHRPWVAEPGLWLQYDYGDGPVVAGVKTVLFIAWLAFSRFRVVIPLRDKTLPSVFMALDRTFRLIGGIPTYVLTDNEKTVTTMHIAGVPVRNRDTVSFAKYYGATVLTCEPADPASKGGVERSVQIAKADLVPTATNLLHGYDSFAELEAACQAFMTEVNGKEHRVTKRRPIDLVDDERSVMHAVPGRAHTIAFGLSRKVPTNTPMVAFESGQYSVPHALMGSEVFVRVQGVADGEQIVIVAPGSDGFEEVARHGRARPGSPKINDRHFPTDATQKVPGVYAIRAKNQDEEEFLAIGHGAHEWLREAAAVGASRMRQKMTEAVALSRLHGGDVVDEALGTAAAYGRFATGDVASLLVNRVDAHARSADEESSLAQGTGGWQAMGNQRVSADGGEV
- a CDS encoding pentapeptide repeat-containing protein, producing MTTHSPRPPKITMGTPMTGYLGDIGPEEFLEGMEFSDLDPAEVDSAQTTFLDCALNRINFGLAEAPADFTGARLSGTTIADSRADTWSIPRANLVHTEITGTRVGAGIVHDSVWEKVRFENCRISYLNLRGAKLTDVEFRDCVIDEIDLDRAKANRVSFPGSTVGVFQCEDAMLGSVDLRGLQPHRISGIHSLRGATIDEMQLMLFAELFARELGITVE
- a CDS encoding homoserine dehydrogenase, encoding MKTLRVAITGVGNVGSRIGGALEERAPEFARRFNADVRVVGVSASTEGLIDGSGISGERIAGRTDFVSGLTGQRFFDELEADVLIEAGPSNYVDGAPGLSHLEAALEGSMDVICVSKGALVVAGDDIYRRAAEAERQVRVSGAAASAMPTVDFLTYDLAGAQVTRFEALLTGTTTFVLDTMYRHGWDLDDAVAEAQESGIAEPQPEFDVDGWDTAAKLVVIARAVFNAGIPIESVPRQSVKNVNEEQIDCWKQHDIVPRLVGILELDDSDRVTASVQVKCYPKSHPFSLAEGSMKAVNVSTKRMGDYSLLGGASSLDATAAAAIKDLEHILTCRMSSSVQ
- a CDS encoding acetolactate synthase large subunit: MTTQRASDVMVRALENEGVERIFGIPGEENIDFVDSLRQSSIDLILTRHEQAAAFMAATYGRLTGKPGVCLTTLGPGALNLATGAAYAHLGGMPVIMITGQKGIRTSEQARFQIVNTVATMRPLTKVSQQITSARMIPTMIREAFRTARAERPGPVHLELPEDIAAMPVDRYELVQPHSMGRATASDDAVEAAAAVIRGAKRPLLMLGADAARSDCTDSLSKFVSRVRVPYFTTQMGKGSVSGSSDLYLGTAALTNRDYIHDAIEKADVIVTIGHDTTEKPPFTMDDDGPTVVHIGYRAAVVEQVYFPQVETVGDLGPSLERLAVELVGRVPNAGALLPMREGILAKIEENSDDERFIPQRIVTEVRKVMPVDGIVTLDNGMYKIWFARNYRTTRANTLLLDNALATMGAGLPSAIGAKLTHPDRRVMTVVGDGGFMMNSQEMETAVRLGLDLVVLILEDSSYGMIRWKQAVDGMPDYGLTFGNPEFVAYAESYGATGHRLENPDEMHEVLESAFTAGGVHVVVAPVDYSENERVLIDELSQRAHASLDER
- the pheS gene encoding phenylalanine--tRNA ligase subunit alpha, encoding MTDQLDPLDESAVKQAVDTALSAFAGAHTLEDLKAAKIEFTGDKSPLALANRAIGGLDKADKAAAGKIVGKSRGAVKKALDARQAELEAERDAAVLIEESIDVTLPTDRNRLGARHPLSLIQEQAADYFVGLGWEVAEGPEIESEWLNFDALNFGPDHPARQMQDTFFVDPADAGLVLRTHTSPVQSRSLLQRGVPLYVVCPGKTFRTDELDATHTPVFHQIEGIAIDKGLTMASLQGTLDGFAREMFGPESKTRLRPSFFPFTEPSAEMDFWFPNKVGGPGWIEWGGCGMVHPNVLRAAGIDPEVYQGFAFGMGIERTLMLREGINDMHDMVEGDVRFSARFGMKA